A window of Clostridium sp. 'White wine YQ' contains these coding sequences:
- the hpf gene encoding ribosome hibernation-promoting factor, HPF/YfiA family has translation MKVTVIAKNIELTQALKDTVEKKISKLGKYFNPDVEARATLSVQKNRQTIEVTIPFNGIILRGEESTDDLYRSIDLVEEKLERQIRKQRTKISRRAHGGADSLRYVSFESIPEEDEQEFKVVKTKRFNVKPMSTEEAILQMELLGHNFFVYQDGETNDMNVVYKRKDGQYGLIEAEF, from the coding sequence ATGAAAGTAACTGTAATTGCAAAAAATATTGAATTAACACAAGCCTTAAAAGACACTGTTGAAAAGAAAATTTCCAAATTAGGAAAGTATTTTAATCCAGATGTTGAAGCTAGAGCAACCTTAAGTGTACAAAAGAATAGACAAACTATCGAAGTAACCATTCCTTTTAATGGAATTATACTTAGAGGAGAAGAATCAACAGATGATTTATATAGGTCAATAGATTTAGTTGAAGAGAAACTAGAAAGACAAATTAGAAAACAAAGAACTAAAATTTCTAGAAGAGCTCATGGTGGAGCTGACTCACTAAGATATGTTAGCTTTGAATCAATTCCAGAAGAAGATGAACAAGAATTTAAAGTTGTTAAGACAAAAAGGTTTAATGTTAAGCCAATGTCAACTGAAGAAGCTATCTTACAGATGGAACTATTAGGACATAATTTCTTTGTATATCAAGATGGAGAGACAAATGATATGAATGTTGTATATAAGAGAAAAGATGGACAATATGGTTTAATTGAAGCAGAATTTTAA
- the prfB gene encoding peptide chain release factor 2 (programmed frameshift), whose protein sequence is MILELENAVSKFKVIKEILEEMGASLDLSGLSKKLQELELNMQEKGFWDDIAKAGEITQEAKRVKDKIEYFNSLFSKVEDIEVLIELVEEDDEETIKETINEINMLNNEVEKLKIEILLSGEYDRNNAILTLHTGVGGTDANDWTEMLLRMYTRYCEGRGYKLETLDYLPGDEAGVKSVTLRVEGEFAYGYLKAEKGIHRLVRISPYNANGKRQTSFASVEVLPELTKEQDIEINPADLKTDTYRASGAGGQHVNKTESAVRITHIPTGIVVQCQNERSQIQNRETAMNMLKAKLIELKERAHKEKIEDLTGELKDMGWGSQIRSYVFHPYSMVKDHRTNYETSNVNSVMDGNLQDFINVYLSQN, encoded by the exons ATGATTTTAGAGTTAGAAAATGCTGTTTCAAAATTTAAAGTCATAAAAGAAATATTAGAGGAAATGGGGGCTTCACTT GACCTTTCAGGTTTAAGTAAGAAGCTTCAGGAATTAGAATTAAATATGCAAGAAAAGGGCTTTTGGGATGATATAGCAAAAGCGGGAGAAATAACTCAAGAAGCTAAAAGAGTTAAGGACAAAATAGAATATTTTAATTCACTTTTTTCTAAGGTAGAAGATATAGAAGTATTAATAGAGCTCGTAGAAGAAGATGACGAAGAAACTATAAAAGAGACTATAAATGAAATTAATATGCTTAACAATGAAGTGGAAAAGTTGAAAATAGAAATACTTTTATCAGGAGAATATGATAGAAATAATGCAATTTTAACTTTACATACAGGAGTAGGTGGAACTGACGCTAATGACTGGACAGAAATGTTATTAAGAATGTATACTCGTTACTGTGAAGGTAGGGGATATAAGCTAGAGACACTAGATTACTTACCAGGAGATGAAGCTGGAGTTAAAAGTGTTACCCTAAGAGTTGAAGGTGAATTTGCATATGGATATCTTAAGGCTGAGAAAGGAATTCATAGATTGGTAAGAATTTCACCATATAACGCCAATGGTAAACGCCAAACTTCTTTTGCATCAGTAGAAGTATTACCAGAACTTACGAAGGAACAAGATATAGAAATAAATCCAGCTGATCTTAAGACAGATACTTATAGAGCTAGTGGAGCAGGTGGGCAGCACGTAAATAAAACAGAATCAGCTGTTAGAATTACGCATATACCAACAGGAATAGTAGTACAGTGCCAGAATGAAAGAAGTCAAATACAAAACAGAGAAACAGCAATGAATATGCTTAAAGCAAAGTTAATTGAATTAAAAGAAAGAGCTCATAAAGAAAAGATTGAAGACTTAACTGGAGAGCTTAAAGACATGGGATGGGGAAGTCAAATAAGATCATATGTATTCCACCCATATTCTATGGTAAAGGATCATAGAACTAACTACGAGACATCGAACGTTAATAGTGTAATGGATGGAAATCTTCAAGATTTTATTAACGTATATTTAAGTCAAAATTAA
- the nagA gene encoding N-acetylglucosamine-6-phosphate deacetylase, translating to MLIKNVNIIYLDKIEKGSVLIEDGKIKSLNPSSYDTNEIIDGEGLYLSAGFIDVHIHGAGGYDTMNGTFEAINEIAKNIVKHGTTSFTPTTMTVAVEDIHKSMEAISYAKTHGTDGANVLGAHLEGPFISPQAIGAQNPNFLQKPSIETYNNMVSGFEDAVTSITVAPEVDGALELISYLNSKGVRVSVGHTKATYNEVVSGIKAGISHSTHLFNAMTGLHHREPGAIGAIFDTDITTETISDGIHIAYPSLRVAYKTKTTDKVLLITDAMEACCMPEGEYSLGGQPVFVKDGAARLENGALAGSILTLDKAVKNVFDNSNYPLYEVVKMATYNPARHCKVDNKKGLIKEGFDADLVLFDDNINIKYSIVNGKIIFKA from the coding sequence ATGTTAATTAAAAATGTCAATATAATTTACTTAGATAAAATTGAAAAAGGTTCTGTTCTTATTGAAGACGGAAAAATAAAATCACTAAATCCCTCAAGCTATGATACTAATGAAATAATCGATGGCGAAGGATTATATCTATCTGCTGGATTTATAGATGTTCATATCCATGGTGCTGGTGGTTATGACACAATGAACGGCACCTTTGAAGCTATAAATGAAATAGCTAAAAATATAGTAAAGCATGGAACAACATCCTTTACTCCAACCACAATGACAGTAGCAGTTGAAGATATTCATAAATCAATGGAAGCAATATCATATGCTAAGACTCATGGTACTGATGGAGCAAATGTCTTAGGTGCTCACTTAGAAGGGCCTTTTATTAGCCCACAAGCTATAGGTGCACAAAATCCTAACTTCTTACAAAAACCATCAATTGAAACATATAACAATATGGTTAGTGGATTTGAAGATGCAGTTACTTCTATTACAGTTGCACCAGAAGTTGATGGTGCTCTTGAATTGATATCTTACTTAAATTCTAAAGGAGTAAGAGTTTCAGTTGGTCATACAAAAGCAACTTATAATGAAGTGGTTTCTGGTATCAAGGCTGGAATTTCTCATTCAACTCATTTATTCAATGCAATGACTGGACTACATCATAGAGAACCAGGAGCTATTGGTGCAATTTTTGATACGGATATTACTACAGAAACTATCTCTGATGGAATTCACATTGCTTACCCATCTCTAAGAGTGGCTTACAAAACTAAAACTACAGATAAGGTTTTATTAATTACTGATGCAATGGAAGCTTGTTGTATGCCTGAAGGAGAATATTCCTTAGGAGGTCAGCCTGTTTTTGTAAAGGATGGTGCTGCTAGACTTGAAAATGGAGCATTAGCAGGTTCAATCTTAACTCTTGATAAAGCTGTTAAGAATGTTTTTGATAATTCTAATTATCCTTTGTATGAAGTTGTTAAAATGGCTACTTATAATCCAGCTAGACACTGCAAAGTTGATAATAAAAAAGGCTTAATCAAAGAAGGTTTTGATGCAGATTTAGTTTTATTTGATGATAATATTAATATTAAATATTCAATTGTAAACGGAAAAATTATATTTAAAGCATAA
- a CDS encoding L-lactate permease: protein MNNYVLFLIALLPIIWLMVSLGKLKIPGYKAIPIALVITILLAVLVWKVSITNVFGATLEGFAMGLWPIMIVIIAAVFTYNLTLHTGGMDVIKKIMTSITTDKRILVLILAWGFGGFLEAVAGFGTAVAIPASIMVALGFEPVFAAVICLMANTTPTAFGAVGLPVSTLANVTGIQVAPLSYAVSMQLFVLIVVVPIALVMITGKSVKAINGVLGISIVSGLAFAVPQVIVAKYLGAELPAILGSVVSMGATILWAKMFHKDKAQKNTEAIGFKKGLMAWLPFILVFSFILLASPLISAINGPLASIKTSIKIYHGLGGKPYTFQWITAPGTLIIIATYIAGFIQGFSFKEITKVLFKTIKQMSISFITILSIVALAKVMQYSGMIKSIAVVLVAITGPLYPLIAPIIGALGTFVTGSDTSANVLFGGLQVEAAKGLNLDPYWLAAANTVGATAGKMISPQSIAVATAATGLSGKEGTILNSTLKFCLVYVVVLGLIVFLGGRLIGV from the coding sequence ATGAATAATTACGTATTATTTTTAATAGCCTTATTACCAATAATATGGCTAATGGTATCCTTAGGTAAATTAAAAATTCCAGGATATAAAGCAATCCCTATAGCATTAGTTATAACAATATTATTAGCAGTTTTAGTTTGGAAAGTTTCAATTACAAATGTATTTGGTGCAACCTTAGAAGGGTTTGCCATGGGTTTATGGCCTATTATGATTGTAATAATAGCCGCAGTATTTACTTATAACCTTACACTCCATACGGGAGGAATGGATGTCATAAAAAAAATCATGACAAGTATAACTACAGACAAAAGAATATTGGTGCTTATACTTGCCTGGGGATTCGGAGGATTTTTAGAGGCAGTAGCAGGATTTGGAACAGCAGTTGCAATACCAGCAAGTATAATGGTTGCCTTAGGATTTGAACCTGTATTTGCAGCTGTAATATGCCTTATGGCAAATACAACACCAACAGCTTTTGGAGCAGTTGGACTACCAGTATCTACACTAGCAAATGTAACTGGAATTCAGGTAGCACCTTTATCTTATGCAGTTTCAATGCAACTATTTGTGCTAATTGTTGTAGTGCCAATTGCATTAGTTATGATAACTGGTAAGAGTGTAAAGGCCATTAATGGAGTTTTAGGAATTTCTATAGTATCTGGACTAGCTTTTGCAGTTCCGCAAGTGATAGTAGCTAAATATTTAGGAGCAGAACTTCCAGCAATATTAGGATCAGTTGTTTCTATGGGTGCAACAATTCTTTGGGCAAAAATGTTTCATAAGGATAAAGCTCAAAAGAATACTGAAGCCATTGGTTTTAAAAAAGGGTTAATGGCATGGTTACCATTTATATTGGTATTTTCGTTTATATTATTAGCTTCGCCGCTAATTTCAGCAATAAATGGACCTTTAGCATCAATTAAAACATCAATAAAGATTTATCATGGATTAGGAGGAAAACCTTACACATTCCAATGGATTACAGCTCCAGGTACTTTAATTATAATAGCTACATATATAGCAGGATTTATTCAAGGATTTTCATTTAAAGAAATTACAAAGGTGTTATTTAAGACAATAAAACAAATGAGCATTTCTTTTATAACAATATTATCAATAGTAGCATTAGCAAAAGTAATGCAGTATAGCGGAATGATTAAATCCATCGCAGTAGTATTAGTTGCTATTACAGGTCCGTTATATCCACTGATTGCACCTATTATAGGAGCTTTAGGAACTTTTGTTACAGGTTCAGATACATCAGCCAATGTTTTATTTGGAGGCTTGCAGGTTGAAGCAGCTAAAGGATTAAATCTTGATCCCTATTGGCTTGCAGCAGCAAATACAGTTGGAGCAACTGCAGGCAAGATGATTTCACCACAGAGTATTGCAGTAGCAACAGCAGCAACTGGACTTAGTGGTAAAGAAGGAACAATATTAAATTCAACTTTAAAGTTCTGTTTAGTTTATGTAGTCGTTTTGGGACTCATAGTTTTTCTAGGGGGAAGACTTATAGGAGTATAA
- a CDS encoding ComF family protein, with the protein MGKAIKAILKYLFECLLIVIYPKNDKCPICGRLEEEEVICDVCKKKLIKVTSPEIREYRQNIYTIHSCVYYTKELKTLIINFKEKREFYTGNFLIGLLIEGMKEWNIKGDVITYVPLSKDKEKKRRFNQCLYLAKGLGKYYSIPISPLLAKKKNIGEQKKLTKKERFKNVEGAFYTNGIDNIKGKKIILIDDIFTTGATVISCARELKKSGAKEVKILTIAKSKL; encoded by the coding sequence ATGGGAAAAGCAATAAAAGCTATACTAAAATACCTTTTTGAATGTCTTCTAATAGTTATTTATCCTAAAAATGATAAATGCCCTATTTGTGGAAGACTAGAAGAAGAGGAAGTTATATGTGATGTATGCAAAAAGAAATTAATAAAAGTAACTAGTCCTGAGATAAGGGAATATAGACAAAATATATATACTATCCATTCATGTGTATATTACACCAAAGAGTTAAAAACATTAATAATAAATTTTAAAGAGAAGAGAGAATTTTATACTGGAAATTTTTTAATAGGTTTATTAATAGAAGGTATGAAAGAATGGAATATCAAGGGAGATGTCATAACCTATGTGCCACTAAGCAAAGATAAAGAGAAAAAAAGAAGGTTTAATCAGTGCTTATACTTGGCCAAAGGCTTAGGAAAGTATTATTCCATACCTATTTCTCCATTATTAGCTAAGAAGAAAAATATAGGAGAACAAAAAAAGCTTACAAAAAAGGAACGCTTTAAAAATGTAGAAGGTGCCTTTTATACCAATGGTATAGATAATATTAAAGGAAAGAAAATAATTCTTATTGATGATATTTTTACAACAGGAGCAACTGTAATATCATGCGCTAGAGAATTGAAAAAAAGTGGGGCTAAAGAAGTAAAAATATTGACTATTGCAAAAAGCAAGCTATAA
- the secA gene encoding preprotein translocase subunit SecA: MGIISKVFGSYSDREVKRIKPIVDKIDALGPEMEALSNEELRAKTDEFKKRVQEDGESLDHILPEAFAVVREAAWRTIGLKHYREQLIGGIVLHQGRISEMKTGEGKTLVATLPAYLNALTGKGVHIVTVNDYLAKRDRDWMSNVYEFLGLTTGVIVHELNNDQRREAYNSDITYGTNNEFGFDYLRDNMVIYKEERVQRKLNFAIVDEVDSILIDEARTPLIISGAGEKSTEFYKIADFFVKKLKHEEHYTIDEKANAAMLTEEGVKMAEGAFQVQNYADAENMELQHYITQALKANYVMKRDKDYMVKDGEVIIVDEFTGRLMEGRRYSDGLHQAIEAKEGVKVERESKTLATITFQNYFRIYEKLSGMTGTALTEEIEFREIYGLDVIVIPTHMPIARMDHPDLVYKSELGKFMAVVEEIAETYEAGQPVLVGTVSIEKSELLSSLLKKRGIPHQVLNAKYHEQEAEIITHAGERGMVTIATNMAGRGTDIKLGEGVTELGGLKIIGTERHESRRIDNQLRGRSGRQGDPGSSRFYISLEDDLMRIFGSERIAPMVDKLGLKEDEAIESKMVSKSIENAQKKVEGNNFDIRKTLLGYDDVMNMQREIIYKQRAEVLEGENVKTEVVDMTRELIHASVDAHLTNVEDDIDTQVKNLLTYLEEICIPHGTFTVEELAKLSNDEIKEALLSKANEIYAGKELEFGEEQMREVERIILLRAVDTKWMDHIDSMDHLKQGIGLRAYKQQDPTQAYQFEGSNMFDEMIENIKLETVRMLFHVRVEKAPERERVAEVTGASHGGEEEETKKQPVKKEKKVGRNDLCPCGSGKKYKNCHGRTSI; the protein is encoded by the coding sequence ATGGGGATAATTAGTAAAGTCTTTGGAAGCTATAGCGATAGGGAAGTAAAAAGAATTAAACCTATAGTTGACAAGATAGATGCATTAGGACCTGAGATGGAAGCACTAAGTAATGAAGAACTTAGAGCAAAAACTGATGAATTTAAAAAGAGAGTACAAGAAGATGGAGAATCTTTAGATCATATTTTACCAGAAGCTTTTGCAGTTGTAAGAGAAGCAGCTTGGAGAACAATTGGACTTAAACATTATAGAGAACAATTAATTGGTGGTATTGTATTACACCAAGGAAGAATTTCAGAAATGAAAACTGGTGAAGGTAAAACATTAGTGGCAACCTTACCTGCTTATTTAAACGCTTTAACTGGAAAAGGGGTTCATATAGTTACAGTAAATGATTACCTTGCAAAAAGAGATAGAGACTGGATGAGTAATGTATATGAATTTCTTGGATTAACAACTGGGGTTATTGTTCATGAACTTAATAATGATCAAAGAAGAGAAGCATATAATTCAGATATAACTTATGGAACAAACAATGAGTTTGGTTTTGATTACTTAAGAGATAATATGGTAATTTACAAAGAAGAAAGAGTTCAAAGAAAGTTAAACTTTGCTATTGTGGATGAGGTTGACTCAATTTTAATAGATGAAGCTAGAACTCCACTTATTATTTCAGGGGCAGGAGAAAAGTCTACTGAATTTTATAAGATAGCAGATTTCTTTGTTAAAAAGCTAAAGCATGAAGAGCACTATACAATTGATGAAAAGGCAAATGCTGCGATGTTAACAGAAGAAGGCGTTAAGATGGCAGAAGGTGCATTTCAAGTGCAAAACTATGCTGATGCAGAGAATATGGAATTACAGCACTATATAACTCAAGCCCTTAAAGCTAACTATGTAATGAAAAGAGATAAAGATTACATGGTTAAAGATGGAGAAGTTATAATAGTAGATGAATTTACAGGAAGACTTATGGAAGGTAGAAGATATTCTGATGGTCTTCACCAAGCTATAGAAGCAAAAGAGGGAGTTAAAGTTGAAAGAGAATCTAAAACTCTTGCAACAATAACATTCCAAAACTACTTTAGAATATATGAAAAACTTTCTGGTATGACAGGTACTGCATTAACAGAAGAAATAGAATTTAGAGAAATCTATGGTTTAGATGTTATAGTAATACCTACACATATGCCAATAGCAAGAATGGATCATCCAGATTTAGTATATAAAAGTGAACTAGGTAAGTTTATGGCAGTAGTTGAAGAAATTGCTGAAACTTATGAAGCAGGTCAGCCAGTTCTAGTAGGTACTGTAAGTATTGAAAAATCTGAACTACTTTCATCTTTATTAAAGAAAAGAGGAATTCCTCATCAAGTTCTTAATGCTAAGTATCACGAGCAAGAAGCGGAAATCATTACTCATGCTGGTGAAAGAGGAATGGTTACTATAGCAACTAACATGGCTGGTAGAGGTACAGATATTAAACTTGGTGAAGGTGTAACAGAACTTGGCGGTTTAAAAATAATAGGTACTGAAAGACATGAATCAAGAAGAATAGATAACCAGTTAAGAGGTAGATCTGGACGTCAAGGAGATCCTGGATCTTCAAGATTCTATATTTCTCTTGAAGATGATTTAATGAGAATATTTGGATCAGAAAGAATTGCACCAATGGTTGACAAACTTGGTCTAAAAGAAGATGAAGCTATAGAAAGTAAAATGGTTTCAAAATCTATAGAAAATGCTCAAAAGAAAGTAGAAGGAAATAACTTTGACATAAGAAAAACATTACTTGGATATGATGATGTTATGAATATGCAAAGAGAAATTATCTACAAACAAAGAGCTGAAGTTTTAGAAGGTGAAAATGTTAAGACTGAAGTTGTGGATATGACTAGAGAACTTATTCATGCTTCTGTGGATGCACATTTAACTAATGTAGAAGACGATATAGATACACAAGTTAAGAACTTATTAACATATCTAGAGGAAATATGTATTCCGCATGGAACATTTACTGTAGAGGAATTAGCTAAACTTTCAAATGATGAAATAAAAGAAGCTCTATTATCTAAAGCTAATGAGATATATGCTGGAAAAGAACTTGAATTTGGCGAAGAGCAAATGAGAGAAGTTGAAAGAATTATTTTATTAAGAGCAGTAGATACAAAGTGGATGGATCATATTGATAGTATGGATCACTTAAAACAAGGTATAGGATTAAGAGCATATAAGCAACAAGATCCTACACAAGCATATCAATTTGAAGGTTCTAATATGTTCGATGAAATGATCGAAAATATCAAACTTGAAACTGTTAGAATGTTATTCCATGTAAGAGTAGAAAAAGCACCAGAAAGAGAAAGAGTAGCAGAAGTTACAGGAGCTTCTCATGGTGGTGAAGAGGAAGAAACAAAGAAACAACCAGTTAAAAAGGAAAAGAAAGTTGGAAGAAATGATCTTTGTCCATGTGGTTCAGGAAAGAAATATAAAAATTGTCATGGAAGAACAAGTATATAA
- a CDS encoding FadR/GntR family transcriptional regulator, with amino-acid sequence MEVKNTKAYEVVIDSIKDMVFKRELRKGDKLPTERELAESLKVSRTSVREAIRSLEIIGLVESKQGAGNYIKDDFATSLFEPLSVMFMLQESSPKDIFQLREVLELECCRLAAKNIRDYEMDRLLSIISEMKETDSEERSSILDKEFHNLITTTSRNKLIINVLNVVSKLIEISIKEYRSQIIDLFKNDRKLVEIHESIYLALRSRDEEKIIKAMEEHYTLIKQSVKM; translated from the coding sequence ATGGAAGTTAAAAACACAAAGGCTTATGAAGTGGTTATAGATAGTATAAAAGATATGGTATTTAAAAGAGAATTAAGAAAAGGAGATAAACTTCCAACAGAAAGAGAACTTGCTGAAAGTCTTAAGGTATCAAGAACCTCTGTAAGGGAGGCAATTAGATCATTAGAAATAATTGGACTAGTTGAAAGCAAACAAGGGGCCGGGAATTATATAAAAGACGACTTTGCTACATCGTTATTTGAACCTTTATCAGTAATGTTTATGCTTCAGGAAAGTAGTCCAAAGGATATATTTCAATTAAGAGAAGTTCTAGAATTAGAATGTTGTAGGTTGGCAGCTAAAAACATAAGAGACTATGAAATGGATAGGTTGCTATCAATAATAAGCGAAATGAAAGAAACTGATAGCGAGGAAAGAAGCAGCATTTTAGATAAAGAATTTCATAACCTTATTACAACTACAAGTAGAAACAAGTTAATAATAAATGTTTTAAATGTTGTCTCTAAATTAATAGAAATATCAATTAAGGAATATAGAAGTCAAATTATAGATTTATTTAAAAATGACAGAAAATTAGTAGAAATACATGAAAGTATATACTTAGCATTAAGAAGCAGAGATGAAGAAAAGATAATTAAAGCAATGGAAGAACATTATACACTAATAAAACAATCTGTCAAAATGTAG
- the recD2 gene encoding SF1B family DNA helicase RecD2, translating to MEEVSGVVESIVFHNEDNGYMVAKLSNGTTTFTAVGVVPYIKEGQNLKIKGEWVLHPSFGRQIKIEECEEIVPNTVEGIEKYLSSGVIYGIGPITSKKIIAKFGEESLDILDKNIDRLREIEGIGEKKFLLIKESYEEQKELKNIIIFFQSHGVTTNQCIKIYKTLGSDSIAAVKENPYLLCEEISGIGFKTADKIARSIGIEADSPFRIESGIKYVINEFCANGNTYMPKEKLIKEGREVLTVSEEVITQNLINSCAAQKLVLEKIQDKECVFTLPYYYCEIGITKRILTLSVANFQKINTDIEYEISRFESANDIKFAPSQKNAIMGAFTNGIEIITGGPGTGKTTIIKCIISIFEKSAYKVVLGAPTGRAAKRMSESTGKEAKTIHRLLEMGISDEEERSFFGRDESSPLEADVVIIDEASMIDVMVMNLLLKAIKVGTRVIFVGDVDQLPSVGPGNVLKDLIESEFTEVIRLKEIFRQGNESMIIVNAHKINQGEMPLLNDRDKDFFFIKEESLDKVLSTLIELVNVRLPKFNSEWDKLKHLQILSPMKKGLLGVSNLNTQLQQILNPPAFNKKEKALKEGVFRVGDKVMQTKNNYTLKWKRIGGAGEPEGVGVFNGDMGFIHSIDEEEKTLTVVFEEERKVVYDFIFLDELDLAYSITIHKSQGSEFPVIIIPSYMGSPFLMNRNLLYTGITRAKELVVIVGSVKALKFMIENTKSMERFSSLKYRIKDIISHEAFINT from the coding sequence ATGGAAGAAGTAAGTGGAGTTGTGGAAAGTATAGTTTTTCATAACGAAGATAATGGATATATGGTTGCAAAGCTTTCAAATGGAACCACAACTTTTACAGCAGTAGGTGTTGTACCTTATATTAAGGAAGGACAAAACTTAAAGATAAAAGGAGAGTGGGTCTTGCACCCGAGCTTTGGAAGACAAATAAAGATAGAGGAATGTGAAGAAATAGTGCCTAATACAGTTGAAGGCATTGAAAAATACTTATCTTCAGGTGTAATATATGGAATTGGGCCAATTACATCAAAGAAAATTATTGCTAAATTTGGTGAAGAGTCTTTAGATATTTTAGACAAGAATATAGATAGATTAAGAGAAATTGAAGGAATTGGAGAGAAAAAGTTTCTTCTAATAAAAGAGTCATATGAAGAGCAAAAGGAACTAAAGAATATAATTATTTTTTTTCAAAGTCATGGAGTTACTACCAATCAGTGTATTAAAATATATAAAACACTTGGAAGTGATTCTATTGCAGCAGTTAAGGAGAACCCATACCTGCTTTGTGAAGAAATTTCAGGAATAGGATTTAAAACAGCAGACAAAATTGCTAGAAGTATTGGAATTGAGGCAGATTCTCCATTTAGAATAGAGAGTGGAATAAAGTATGTAATTAATGAATTTTGTGCAAATGGAAATACATATATGCCAAAAGAAAAGTTGATAAAAGAGGGAAGGGAAGTTTTGACTGTTTCTGAGGAAGTGATAACTCAGAATTTAATTAATTCTTGTGCAGCTCAAAAGTTAGTTTTAGAAAAAATACAGGATAAGGAATGTGTTTTTACTCTACCTTATTATTATTGCGAAATAGGTATAACTAAAAGAATATTGACCCTGTCAGTTGCAAACTTCCAAAAAATAAATACAGATATAGAATATGAAATATCAAGATTTGAAAGCGCTAATGATATTAAATTCGCACCATCACAAAAAAATGCCATAATGGGGGCATTTACAAATGGAATAGAAATAATTACAGGGGGGCCAGGAACAGGAAAAACTACTATTATTAAATGTATAATTAGTATTTTTGAAAAGTCAGCATATAAAGTAGTATTAGGTGCCCCAACTGGCAGAGCCGCTAAAAGAATGAGTGAGTCTACTGGAAAGGAAGCTAAAACTATTCACAGACTATTGGAAATGGGTATTTCTGATGAAGAAGAAAGGAGCTTTTTTGGCAGAGATGAATCTAGTCCACTTGAAGCTGATGTAGTAATTATAGATGAAGCATCTATGATTGATGTAATGGTAATGAATTTATTATTAAAGGCTATTAAAGTTGGAACTAGAGTAATATTTGTTGGAGACGTAGATCAATTGCCTTCAGTAGGCCCTGGAAATGTACTTAAGGATTTAATTGAAAGTGAATTTACGGAAGTAATAAGACTTAAAGAGATATTTAGACAAGGAAATGAGAGCATGATAATAGTAAATGCTCACAAAATAAATCAAGGCGAAATGCCACTATTAAATGATAGGGATAAGGATTTCTTTTTTATAAAAGAAGAATCCTTAGATAAAGTGTTATCAACTTTAATAGAGCTTGTAAATGTAAGATTACCTAAATTTAATAGCGAATGGGATAAGCTTAAGCATCTTCAAATTCTTTCACCAATGAAAAAAGGATTATTGGGTGTTAGTAATTTAAATACACAGTTACAGCAAATACTAAATCCACCTGCTTTTAATAAAAAGGAAAAGGCATTAAAAGAAGGGGTTTTTCGCGTTGGTGACAAGGTGATGCAAACAAAGAATAACTACACTTTAAAATGGAAGAGGATAGGTGGAGCTGGGGAACCAGAAGGAGTAGGCGTTTTTAATGGGGATATGGGATTTATTCATTCAATAGATGAGGAAGAAAAAACTTTGACAGTAGTATTTGAAGAAGAAAGAAAAGTTGTATATGATTTTATATTTCTAGATGAACTGGATTTAGCATATTCAATTACAATTCATAAAAGTCAAGGAAGTGAATTCCCTGTAATAATAATACCTTCATATATGGGATCTCCATTTTTAATGAATAGAAATTTATTATATACAGGTATTACAAGGGCCAAAGAATTAGTAGTTATAGTAGGATCAGTTAAGGCCTTAAAGTTTATGATTGAAAATACTAAATCTATGGAAAGATTCTCATCTTTAAAATATAGAATTAAAGATATAATTTCTCATGAGGCGTTTATTAATACGTAG